CGATCTGGCGCTCAAAGTCGGCGATGCGGTCACCGTGCTGCACCTTGTCGCCCTCGGTCATGCCGACCCACTCAGCCGCCATCGACTTGAGCCGCGCGGGGTCACCCAGCAGATTGACGACCTCGCCCCAGACGGCCGACTCCATCGCGTCGGCGTCCACCATCTTGCAGGTGCACACCGGGCCGCCGGGATGCTTAGCCGCCAACCCTGAACATCGGTACCAGCGGCCGGCCCGGGATGACCGCGCCATGCCGACGTGGTGCGACAAACAGCCCGTGTGCTCATTGAACAGTCGCTTCGACAGCGGGTACGTCAGCGGCTGCGACTTCGGCTTGCCATTCGCCAGCCGCCCCATGGCCTGCTTCAGGGCGGCCACCTCGTCCGGCGTAAAGATAGGGACAAGCTTGATGATGACGGTGTCACCGTTCAGCGGCTTGCCGTCGCGGCCGAACTTGGCGCCGTGCCCCGCGTTCGTCCGGTTGGGGTTCCTGAAGATCACGCGGGCGTTCAGCGTGGACTCGGACAGGAGCTTCGCCCGAGCGTTGGCCGCCGACCACGGCACGCCCGACCTCGTGAAGAGACCCATGATGTTGAGCCGCTCGGCCAGCTGGTTCGTGTTAACGCCGTCTTCGACAACCAGCCCCCACATGGCTCGGAGGACCAGAACTTCAGCCTCGCACTGGACGAGGTGCGACTTGCCCTTCTGGCCCTGACAAGCGATCTCGTAACCGTAGGGGGGCTGGCCACCGGGCCACCCTCCCTCCTCCGCCTTCTCCTGCAACCCGCCCTGGGTGCGCTTGCGGATCACCTCGTACTCGGTTTCCGCGTAGTCGGCATCGCGGCGCATCTTCTTGCGACCCTCGGAGGTGCTGTTGTCGTAGTCGTCCTCTACTACGCCGACGAAAATGCCGATGTCTTGGAGCTCCCACACCCATTGCCAGAACGCCCGGCCTGTTCGGCCGATGGCGCGGCCCTCGCTCACCACCACGATGTCGAAGGGCTTCGGCTTGCGGTGGGCGTCGGCCATCAACCGACTGAGGTCCTCGCGGTCGGCGGCCTTCAGGGAGCCACTGACGCCCTCGTCGGTGTAGGTGCCAACGTGGTCCCAGTCCTTGCGCGCGATGTATCGGGTGATCTTCTTCAAGGCGGCCTGCACGCCGTAACCCTTGGCCTGCTCCTCGGTGGACACACGGGCATAGGCGACGGCCCGCAATCTGACCGACTCGGTGGTGCGCTCGACTACTCCCAAGGCGATATCGAGAGCGTCTGTGTCTTTCTGCTTCATAGATGGGTCTCGTCTCTCAGCATTCGGCCCGACCGGGGGTGGCACCCCCGGTCGGGCCGTCCGTCAGCGGGTGAAATCGGCCGTGCAGTCGGCCCAGATGAAGTCGCCGGACACGTCGTCCATGACCATCCGGCGCACCCTCAGCTCGTGCGTCTCGGGCATCTCGCGTCGGGCCTTGTCGGCCATCTGGCGGATCGTGTCGGCGTTGCTGCACCGCGCGGAAACCAGACGGCCGCGCGAGTTACGGAACTGGATCTTGAACACTGGGGCTCCTCAGGGGAGCCGGGGTGGCTGAACCGACCACCCCGGCGGCGGGGTGGTGGTCAGGCGGTCTCGTCCTCGGCGGCCTTCTTGGCGGCGCGCTCCTCGGCCTTCCGTTCGGCGCGGATGGCGGCCTCGGCGGCCTTGTCCTTGGCCCGCGCCACACCGGCCTGCACCATGTAGCCGAACTTGAACCCGTCCGCCATGGTGGCGGCCTGGCCGCTGGTGACGATGCCGTCCCGGGTGCGGGTGACCTCTTGCGCCCCAGCACCGGCCTTGATGAGGAACGACTTCAGCTTGGCGTCGTGACCCGGGGCGAACTGGCGCGTGGTGGTGGCGACGCAGCCGGTGGTCTTGCCGTCCCCGGTGGAGAACTGCGAACAGGTGCACGGCACCCAGCGTTCACCCTTATCGGCTTCGGCATTCTTTTTGGCGGCCATTTTGAGACTCCCGAGTTCCAGAATTCCGACACCGTGCCGAAATTGCCAGGAAAATCCAATCACGGGACTTGCGCGCCGCACAATTTCCTAAATTGAACCAAAATAAAAATGACAAGAAGAATCGGCGTGACCACGCTTTGGCGCACCGCCATTCACGGCACGTGACGGGCCTCTCTCGTCACCTCTCGTAACGACTGGAAGTCGGAAGTTGGAAGCTGGAAGCTGGAACTCGCCCCCCTCCCACCCCATATGTGCCCGGGCACAGGGGGTATGGGAGGGGCGTTCCAGTTCCGGCGATTACGGTTCCAGTCGTTACGGCTCGTTACCGCTGGAAGCCGGAGTGGTTGACCGTGTCGGCCGGGGCCTGGGGGATCGGCAGGCCGTTGCTGGCGAACACGGCCACCTGCCCGCCCCCCTTGATCTGCCGGGACTTGACACTCCAGTGGGCCACCTCCCCCACGGTCCAGCGGGCGACCCTGTAAGCGAAGTAGAGGCCGCCGCCGACCACCAGCGCGCCGGGTACGGGCCCGAGTTCGTGAACGGCGTACGCCCCGCCCGCTGCCGCAGAATTCACGCCGAACACTGCCCACGGAATCCAGCGGCGGGGACGCCGGACGACCGTGCCAGCGCCCACGGCGGAACCCCGGGAACGGCCGTTCTTGGTGAATCCCGCGCGACGCTTTGCGGTGGTGTCGTGGGTGTAGTTCGCGCCGAAGCTGACGCGCTTTCCGGTACGGGTACGGAATTCGGGCCTGAACGTTTTGTGCGTGGTCACGAGCGGTCCCTCCCGGGCCTTTCAGCGTGCGTCGTTAACCTTCGGCCGGCCGAGGGCGCCCGTGGTATCTCCGAGAGCCTGAGAGCCGCCAGCGGGCCCAGAGGCCGGGGCGGATCTCTCGTGCGGCGGGAGATACCACGGACGCCCGGGACGGGCCCTACCGGACGGCCAGCTCCACGGGCGTCTGGCGGTGCAGGGGGCCGGAGTACTTCCCGACCCCAGAGGCCAGCTGGTTGAGTCCGTTGTCCGGCGTGCCGACCTCGCTCGCGGCCACGGCCACCGCTCGGGCCAGCAGCTCCCGCGCGGGGGTCGGCGCGGCATCGACGAGGCCAACCGTCTGAATGCCCGGCGCGTGCTGACGGATCACCTCGTTGCGCGCGCAGGCTCCACGGGCAAGCTCAACCAGGGCGGCCACCGCCGCATCGAACTTGCGGCCCAGGTCGGGGAGCGTCACGCCCTCGGCCCTGATGGCCTCCTCGGCTGCGGCCTTGACGGCTTGGCGGTGGGCCTCCTTCGCGGCGGCCTCCTTCGCAAGCTCGTCGGCTGCGGCCAGCTCTGCGGCCTTGGCGTTCAGCCAGTCGGTGTCTCCGTCCTCGATCGCCTGGCGGGCAAGCTGCATCAGGTCTTCTTCGGTCACGGCGGTTACTCCTTGATGAGATATCGGATCTCGCCGCAGGTCTGTGCGAGATCGGCAAGTGCGGTCCGGACCTGAGGTCCGTGAGTCCGGACCCGGAAGCCCGGAGATCTGGACCCCGGGGGCGGGGTCTGGGCTTAGGGTCTGGACCTGGGGATGGGATCTGGCCCTTGAGTCCGGACCTGGTGGCGGGTCCGCGAGATCTGGCAGACCGGGTCCGGTGGACCTGCCAGCGTGGGTCCGGCGGACCCGGCGGATCTCCAGACGGAGGTCCACCCGGAACGGGCGGGCTCACGCCCGTATCAGGTGTCGTTCTGGCGGTGCTCCGGGGCGGCTCTCCCTGGACCTCCCGGCGGCTGGCCGGGCCCGTGGGGCCCTGGCGGGACGAGAGGCGCTCCGTCCGCCGCCGGGGCTACGCGCTGGGGGCCGGGGGCCGCTCGGTACGGCCGCTGGCGCAGATCCGGACCGGCTCGCCCGCCACGGGGTCGATCTGCGGCGGCAACGCCTTCCGGACCTCGGATCTGATCCCGGCCGTCCGCCGGATCTCCCGGAGGGCGTGCGTTCCCACCGACGAACTGCCGTACAGGTCTGCCCGGATCTCGTCCACGCCAGGTCCGTCCGGCGTCGTCGGTCCCTGCGCCACCTGGCTGAAATCGCGGTTCGGCATTCTGTTTTCCTCCTGCTATTCGATGATCGGGTTGTCGAATGGAACGCGGTGCGGAGCGAGAGCCGGGCGTGCGTAAGGTCCTCGTTCAGACCTTGAACCGCTCCCACCTGCATGAGTGTCAAACCGGTCAGCCGGGCCCCTCGGTCAGCTCCTCGCCGACCGGGCCCCGCATGATCAGCGCCTGACCGGTGGCAATGCCGTTCATCTGCTTTTGCGTGGTGGCCCGCCCCGCGAGTCGGAGCAGCTCCCGCAACGCAGTGATCCGCAGGGTGTTAATCGGCGTCGCCCTGATCACGTCGGTGGTGCGGTGGCTCGGTTCGACCATCAGGCCGTCCCGGTTCTTGACCAGCGGTCGGACGCCCTCGTCGTCCACTTCGAAGAACCGCACCCGCTGCACCTTGATTCCGAATTCCGGGTCGCTCTCGATGGCCACCCACCCCGCGTCCGCTTTCACGAGCCCACTCATTCCGTCACCTCCTCCAATTCGCATCCGAGCACTTGAAGGAGTCGGACCATGTTCACGCCGTTCGGCGCGGATCGGCCGCCTTCCCATCTCGAAAGATAGAAGGCGCTAACCCCCATCCGAGCGGCCAGCTTGCGTTGCGAGATGTTGCGATTTTCCCTTACAGCCCGCAACTTTTGACCCGAGAACATCCGGGCCTCCTCTCTCCCTGCCGTACCCCAATTCCAGCAGGCAGGTATTTCCCTCTGGAATACCCATTGGGCCTTGCCTCTCGCGCAAATAGACACAGGTATCCCATGGGGTATTTTCTGGGCATGGCGCGGGTTGACGCCGGGACTAGGACGTCCCAGCGGGTGCACCAAAGAGCCCCAGACCGTAGTAACCGGTCTGGGGCTCTGGCGTGTTCAGGGTTAACCCGCCGCCGGCCTTACTTCCCGTGATTGCTTGAAACGCGTCGTTACTAGGCTCGGCCTCCGGGGCCACTCGCCGCCGCGCCCTGGTGTCGTCCCGGCCCCCGGCCGTACCTCCCGTGGCCTCTGGGCCCGCCCCGGGGCCTCGTGCCGCCCGGCCGCTCTCGTGGTCTCCGGAGTACTGTCCTGGGCCTCAGCTCTCATGACCCGCCATCGGCATTCCGTTTTGCTGTTCTGACAACTTGTCCGGGACGGCGTAGCGGTGTAGCGGTCCTCCGGCGCGCACACCCCCCTCTCCCAGGAAAAACCACGAGGAGTTATCGCTACACCCACACCCCCAAAAAACTGTTCTCTAGGACCGCTACACCGCTACAAACCCCTCTCACCGGCCAGAGAGCCGTAGCGGTACCTCCCGCTACAGCACCGCTACGAGACCGCTACAAGCAATTTGCATCTCGGGCTAATTAACGCGCCGTCACTGTTTTGGCTGTGTAGCGGTGCTGTAGCGGTGGCTGTAGCGGTGCTGGCCGCTACAGCCGAGGCTATTCCGTGTCACCCGTCGCAATCCGGTGGATTTCCTCGGTGTACCGCTCGGGGATCTCGCGGTATTTGAGAACAGCGCCCTTCCCATAAAGCCCCGTGCGCTTGCTCTCGCCCGGTCCTGCACCAATCGCCCGAAGCTCGTTGCTGATACCGGTCTGGCTCATCAGCGCCTTCATCCGGTCGCCCTTGCCATCCGGGAGGGTGGCGAATGCGTCGGCCAGCTTTGCCGCGTTGACCCAGAACGACCCGTCCTCGCCGTCCCGGTAGACCGCTACCGGAATGCATTTGCCGTCGACTCCGGCGCTCACCGGAAACCCGAGGCTCCGCCACACAGTGGGGATGGCCTCCAGGGTCACAGTGGACGCGTTGCCCCGGCTGCCCTGCTTGCCGATCCACTGATCCACCCGGGCGGGGTGGCGTTCGTCATCCAGCACCCGGGCCAGCACCCGAGCGCCGTTGCGGAGGAGTGCGTACTTCTGCTCCTCACGCGATCCGCCCCGGATCGGCTCCACCGCGTCAATGTGCGTGAGGACCTCGGCCGTCAGTGATCCGGCAACGCGGGTGAAGTCCTCGCCCCACCTCACGCCCCACAGCTCGTTGATGTCCTCGATCTGCTGGCGGCTCGGGTCCTTGAGGCTCATCCGGTCGGTCACCTTGGGCAGCCCGATCCGGATGAACCGGTCTCGGTTGGCCTGCTGGGTGTTCCAGGTGTCCGGCATGCCTT
The DNA window shown above is from Streptomyces sp. NBC_00247 and carries:
- a CDS encoding helix-turn-helix domain-containing protein; amino-acid sequence: MFSGQKLRAVRENRNISQRKLAARMGVSAFYLSRWEGGRSAPNGVNMVRLLQVLGCELEEVTE